The Borrelia coriaceae genome includes a window with the following:
- the bdr gene encoding Bdr family repetitive protein, producing MGLPQPAITQQMVIAELTKAGINKDIAIDLSYRYYRNELTYKDIEFLKENFDIKLEKVETLLQSEIQRVEANLQSEIKAVKTELDNKIDNVENNLNNKIDNKFNELDNKIDNVSNEIALVRKDMEINKMELNKTLSEFDNKLKLHKWMFTTIITISIGILLTLIFK from the coding sequence ATGGGACTTCCTCAACCAGCTATTACTCAGCAAATGGTTATAGCCGAACTTACTAAAGCCGGCATTAACAAAGATATTGCTATTGATTTATCTTATAGGTACTATAGAAATGAGTTAACTTACAAAGACATTGAGTTTTTAAAAGAAAACTTTGACATAAAACTTGAAAAGGTTGAAACACTACTACAATCTGAAATTCAGAGGGTTGAAGCAAATTTACAGTCTGAAATTAAAGCTGTCAAAACTGAACTTGATAATAAAATTGACAACGTTGAGAATAACTTAAATAACAAAATTGATAACAAATTTAATGAGCTCGATAATAAAATTGATAACGTTAGCAATGAGATTGCTCTTGTTAGAAAAGACATGGAAATTAATAAAATGGAACTTAATAAAACTTTATCTGAATTTGACAATAAATTAAAACTTCACAAATGGATGTTCACAACCATTATTACCATCTCTATAGGAATATTATTAACACTGATATTTAAATAA
- a CDS encoding plasmid maintenance protein, translating into MSKNYVNQIKEYSNNDSTYINALINLETAILEYQSEYYIEDILEHFLKQFDNRYKYKIWMMMRRTDGVISDYDLIWEGRFKDWYPNKYKNNCVIKNIYGDNLRIGISKHVIKRKER; encoded by the coding sequence ATCAGTAAAAATTACGTAAACCAAATAAAAGAGTACAGTAACAACGATTCAACATACATAAATGCCCTAATCAATCTAGAAACTGCAATATTAGAATATCAAAGTGAGTACTATATTGAAGATATCTTAGAACATTTCTTAAAACAGTTTGACAATAGATATAAATACAAGATTTGGATGATGATGAGGAGAACAGATGGAGTTATTAGTGATTATGATCTTATTTGGGAAGGAAGATTTAAGGATTGGTATCCCAATAAGTACAAGAATAATTGTGTCATTAAAAACATTTATGGAGACAATTTACGTATTGGCATTAGCAAACATGTTATTAAAAGAAAAGAAAGATGA
- a CDS encoding plasmid maintenance protein: protein MNSVTKDQKNFNSNNTKDQIKSILSLLVESNKDKASADTKFIRVSQVRYQINRMLTREKRLCKIYWTIDIKNTNYRQSCGVEEYSACDIYNIVNKLLEKDGQKTVCKRTIERDIKLLNEMGLLKSKIIRFGENKGSISFYKQNMQLAHLHKDIISKYLLHLLKENLNDKKIIGNFDDSLEDDNFNYTNLEKFGILSEIDDTNKSVMSHRENPHAFNNKANISNNKNSKELLLKNTDSSKLKKEKYRFKRNDVETRLICEHKISKNYLKQIKEYSNNAATYINALINLETAIDEYQSEYYIEDILEHFLKQFGNRYKYKIWMMMRRSDGVISDYDLIWEGRFRDWYPNKYKSNCAVKATYGDNLRIGIKKASVVKEKRAKEQLNVEELKEKEIEKEKEEERKREADRLQKYLTVLFEKEAKEREERLRKAREEELNLKKKARESMLATLEKSKERCVGLDISNNGMDKMIDASSNEDSMVKFAIRDEFGGFKTTKGLSMLNLGIMIEDIGQNDNLKEKESK, encoded by the coding sequence ATGAATAGTGTAACAAAAGACCAAAAAAATTTCAATTCAAATAATACCAAAGACCAAATAAAATCTATACTAAGTTTACTTGTAGAATCAAATAAAGATAAAGCATCTGCTGATACTAAATTTATTCGTGTATCACAAGTTAGATATCAAATAAACAGAATGTTAACACGAGAAAAGAGATTGTGTAAAATCTACTGGACAATAGATATTAAAAACACAAATTACAGACAATCGTGTGGTGTTGAAGAATACTCAGCATGTGATATCTACAATATAGTAAATAAACTATTAGAAAAAGATGGACAGAAGACAGTATGTAAACGAACAATTGAAAGGGATATCAAACTCTTAAATGAAATGGGTCTCTTAAAATCTAAAATTATAAGATTTGGTGAAAATAAAGGAAGTATATCTTTTTACAAACAAAACATGCAGTTAGCACATTTACATAAAGACATAATATCAAAATACCTTTTACATTTACTAAAAGAAAATCTAAATGATAAAAAAATTATTGGTAATTTTGATGACTCATTAGAAGATGATAATTTCAATTACACAAACCTTGAAAAATTTGGAATCCTATCTGAAATAGATGACACAAATAAAAGTGTAATGTCGCATCGTGAAAACCCTCATGCTTTTAATAATAAAGCTAATATAAGCAATAATAAGAATTCTAAAGAATTGCTTCTTAAGAATACTGATTCAAGTAAACTAAAAAAAGAAAAGTATAGATTTAAAAGGAATGATGTAGAGACAAGGTTAATTTGTGAACATAAAATCAGTAAAAATTATCTAAAGCAAATAAAAGAATACAGTAATAACGCTGCAACGTACATCAATGCCCTAATCAATCTAGAGACTGCAATAGATGAGTACCAAAGTGAATATTACATAGAAGATATTTTAGAACATTTCTTAAAACAGTTTGGTAATAGGTACAAGTATAAGATTTGGATGATGATGAGGCGTAGTGATGGAGTTATTAGCGATTATGATCTTATTTGGGAAGGAAGGTTTAGGGATTGGTATCCCAATAAGTACAAGAGTAATTGTGCGGTTAAAGCGACTTATGGAGATAATTTACGAATAGGAATTAAAAAAGCATCTGTTGTTAAGGAGAAAAGGGCTAAAGAGCAGTTAAATGTAGAAGAATTAAAAGAAAAAGAGATAGAAAAAGAAAAAGAAGAGGAAAGAAAACGCGAAGCTGATAGGCTTCAAAAATATTTAACTGTGTTATTTGAAAAAGAAGCAAAAGAAAGAGAAGAAAGATTAAGGAAGGCAAGAGAAGAAGAATTGAATTTAAAAAAGAAAGCTAGGGAAAGCATGCTTGCTACTTTGGAAAAGAGTAAGGAAAGGTGTGTTGGGTTGGATATATCAAATAATGGTATGGATAAGATGATAGATGCTAGTTCAAATGAGGATTCTATGGTTAAATTTGCAATTAGAGATGAGTTTGGTGGATTTAAAACTACTAAGGGGCTGAGTATGCTAAATTTGGGAATAATGATTGAAGATATAGGCCAAAATGATAATTTAAAAGAAAAGGAGAGTAAATGA
- a CDS encoding P13 family porin: protein MKKKDTLVPFLLNFLLGFGIDSFVQGDTTGGLFVLGFDVLGRRFVNKKIFPLCMLWCYYIRNSSERQYALFLVHFLAISLFIKITSL from the coding sequence GTGAAGAAAAAGGATACTTTAGTGCCTTTTTTATTGAATTTTTTGTTGGGATTTGGTATAGATTCATTTGTTCAAGGTGATACTACTGGCGGATTGTTTGTTTTAGGATTTGATGTTTTAGGTCGAAGATTTGTTAATAAAAAGATTTTTCCATTATGTATGTTGTGGTGCTATTATATTCGCAATAGTTCAGAGCGTCAGTATGCTTTATTTCTCGTCCATTTCTTGGCAATTAGTTTGTTTATTAAAATCACATCACTATAA
- a CDS encoding plasmid maintenance protein, whose amino-acid sequence MKNTNYRQSCGVEEYSACDIYNIVNKLLEKDGQKTVCKRTIERDIKLLNEMGLLKSKIIRFGENKGSISFYKQNMQLAHLHKDIISKYLLHLLKENLNDKKIIGNFDDSLEDDNFNYTNLEKFGILSEIDDTNKSVMSHRENPHAFNNKANISYINKNSNSNEMLINKTYSNQTKKKKA is encoded by the coding sequence ATTAAAAACACAAATTACAGACAATCGTGTGGTGTTGAAGAATACTCAGCATGTGATATCTACAATATAGTAAATAAACTATTAGAAAAAGATGGACAGAAGACAGTATGTAAACGAACAATTGAAAGGGATATCAAACTCTTAAATGAAATGGGTCTCTTAAAATCTAAAATTATAAGATTTGGTGAAAATAAAGGAAGTATATCTTTTTACAAACAAAACATGCAGTTAGCACATTTACATAAAGACATAATATCAAAATACCTTTTACATTTACTAAAAGAAAATCTAAATGATAAAAAAATTATTGGTAATTTTGATGACTCATTAGAAGATGATAATTTCAATTACACAAACCTTGAAAAATTTGGAATCCTATCTGAAATAGATGACACAAATAAAAGTGTAATGTCGCATCGTGAAAACCCTCATGCTTTTAATAATAAAGCTAATATAAGCTATATAAATAAGAATTCTAATTCTAACGAAATGCTTATTAATAAAACCTATTCTAATCAAACAAAAAAAAAGAAAGCATAA